Proteins from a genomic interval of Pseudomonas silesiensis:
- a CDS encoding RsiV family protein: MSLFKIASVAAIALTLGACQSLFQPSYRAPLETTRDASEQLKPGCTNQDCPLVNIDTLRFPAEPALDGIIEKRLLQMTRTAPDAPVAPTLAAYREQFLSSAGPRHSSYLQAKVREQHDGLVIVEFSSYLDTGGAHGTPGRSFINYSRQQHKVLTLSDMLVPGQEEAFWKAAQVAHNSWLISTKLDQEAEFVKSWPFVKTQNVALTYGGVILKYEVSTIAPYALGHVELKIPYPRLNGILKPELFPGRS; the protein is encoded by the coding sequence ATGTCGCTTTTTAAAATCGCCTCCGTGGCTGCAATCGCCCTGACCCTGGGCGCCTGCCAGAGTCTGTTCCAACCCAGCTACCGGGCACCGCTGGAAACCACCCGCGATGCCTCCGAACAGCTGAAACCGGGCTGCACCAACCAGGACTGCCCGCTGGTGAACATCGACACCCTGCGCTTCCCGGCCGAACCGGCACTGGATGGCATTATCGAAAAACGCTTGCTGCAAATGACCCGCACCGCGCCCGACGCCCCGGTGGCGCCGACGCTGGCCGCGTATCGCGAGCAATTCTTGAGCAGTGCCGGCCCGCGTCACAGCAGCTACCTGCAAGCCAAGGTACGTGAGCAGCATGACGGCTTGGTGATCGTCGAGTTTTCCAGCTACCTGGACACCGGCGGCGCCCATGGCACGCCGGGCCGTAGCTTCATCAACTACTCGCGCCAACAGCACAAGGTGCTGACCCTGTCGGACATGCTGGTGCCGGGGCAGGAAGAAGCGTTCTGGAAAGCCGCGCAAGTCGCGCACAACAGCTGGCTGATCAGCACCAAGCTCGATCAGGAAGCGGAGTTCGTGAAGAGCTGGCCCTTCGTCAAGACCCAGAACGTGGCACTGACGTATGGCGGGGTGATCCTCAAGTACGAAGTGAGCACCATTGCGCCTTACGCACTGGGTCACGTCGAATTGAAGATCCCCTACCCTCGCCTGAACGGCATTCTCAAGCCCGAGCTGTTTCCCGGCCGTAGCTGA
- a CDS encoding NUDIX domain-containing protein, which yields MTDFANAIPTAVEIVRREKCFEGFYKLDRVHLRHELFAGGMSREISREVFVRHDAVCVLPYDPQRDEVVLIEQFRVGAMGKIDNPWLVELVAGLIDKDEEPEEVAHREAQEEAGLVFGALWPMTKYFPSPGGSNEFVHLYLGRCDSTGVGGLHGLEEEAEDIRVTVWAFEDALQAVRDGQIANAASIIALQWLALNRAEVRGLWS from the coding sequence ATGACTGATTTTGCCAACGCCATTCCGACCGCCGTTGAGATCGTTCGGCGCGAAAAGTGCTTCGAGGGTTTTTACAAGCTCGACCGCGTGCACTTGCGTCACGAATTGTTCGCTGGCGGCATGAGCCGCGAGATCAGCCGGGAAGTGTTTGTGCGCCATGACGCGGTGTGCGTGCTGCCTTACGATCCGCAGCGCGATGAAGTAGTGTTGATCGAACAGTTTCGCGTCGGCGCCATGGGCAAGATCGACAATCCATGGCTGGTCGAACTGGTCGCTGGTCTGATCGACAAGGATGAAGAACCGGAAGAAGTTGCTCACCGCGAAGCGCAGGAGGAAGCTGGGCTTGTATTCGGGGCGCTTTGGCCGATGACCAAATATTTTCCATCGCCAGGCGGCAGCAATGAATTCGTGCATTTGTACCTGGGGCGTTGCGACAGCACCGGTGTCGGCGGCCTGCATGGGCTGGAGGAAGAAGCAGAAGATATCCGCGTCACGGTCTGGGCGTTCGAAGATGCCCTGCAGGCCGTACGCGACGGGCAAATTGCCAACGCGGCCAGCATCATTGCCTTGCAATGGTTAGCTTTGAACCGCGCTGAAGTGA